The Zalophus californianus isolate mZalCal1 chromosome X, mZalCal1.pri.v2, whole genome shotgun sequence genome window below encodes:
- the TCEAL4 gene encoding transcription elongation factor A protein-like 4: MEKLCSENEGMTENEEKMEYKEQSQDAEKPEVACTFEDKEKLENERMTEDEILKDKEKPESMTKPKDGKPESEGKPESEGKPEKEGKPVSEGKPESEGNPEMEGNPGMEGKPESEGRPVIEGKPESEGKPVIEEKPESEGKPVIEGKPVIEGKPESEGKPKEEEKPVSEGKPKEEGKPVSEGKPKEEGKPVSEGKPKEKSENEGKPVNEEKPKEEKPAIESRVAGKRPAGDDVPRKAKRKTNKGLAQCLKEYKEAIHDMHLSNEEMIREFDEMARVEDEVKKTRQKLGGFMWMQKSLQDPFHPRGPRELRGGCRAPQRGFEDIPFV; this comes from the coding sequence ATGGAAAAACTCTGCagtgaaaatgaaggaatgacTGAGAACGAAGAAAAGATGGAATACAAAGAACAGTCACAGGATGCGGAAAAGCCAGAAGTAGCTTGTACTTTCGAAGACAAGGAAAAGTTAGAAAACGAGAGAATGACAGAAGATGAGATACTAAAGGATAAAGAAAAGCCAGAGAGTATGAcaaagccaaaagatggaaagcCAGAGAGCGAGGGAAAGCCAGAGAGCGAGGGAAagccagagaaggagggaaagccaGTGAGCGAGGGAAAGCCAGAGAGCGAGGGAAACCCAGAGATGGAGGGAAACCCAGGGATGGAGGGAAAGCCAGAGAGCGAGGGAAGGCCAGTGATCGAGGGAAAGCCAGAGAGCGAGGGAAAGCCAGTGATTGAGGAAAAGCCAGAGAGTGAGGGAAAGCCAGTGATCGAGGGAAAGCCAGTGATCGAGGGAAAGCCAGAGAGCGAGGGAAAgccaaaagaggaagaaaaaccagtAAGTGAGGGAAAGccaaaagaagagggaaaaccaGTGAGCGAGGGAAAgccaaaagaagaaggaaaaccagTGAGTGAGggaaagccaaaagaaaaatcagagaatgaGGGAAAGCCAGTGAATGaggaaaagccaaaagaagaaaagccagccATCGAATCAAGGGTTGCAGGAAAGCGCCCAGCTGGGGATGATGTACCCAGGAAGgccaaaagaaaaaccaacaaggGGCTGGCTCAGTGCCTCAAGGAATATAAGGAGGCCATACACGATATGCATTTGAGCAATGAGGAGATGATAAGAGAATTTGATGAGATGGCCAGGGTGGAGGATGAGGTGAAGAAAACCAGACAGAAATTGGGCGGGTTTATGTGGATGCAAAAAAGTTTACAGGACCCCTTCCACCCGAGGGGCCCAAGGGAACTCAGGGGTGGGTGCAGGGCCCCACAGAGGGGCTTTGAAGACATTCCTTTTGTGTAG